From a single Nymphaea colorata isolate Beijing-Zhang1983 chromosome 4, ASM883128v2, whole genome shotgun sequence genomic region:
- the LOC116252078 gene encoding uncharacterized protein LOC116252078 isoform X1, which yields MGLFRKIASLFGIIRDDGHDRDGGGGRRHHDPDGVNPNVGVNARSNGGFGVKVPVTVERAYQGPVITQCDHGEGGVQFSMLPDELLTQGNMQGFRWYAKRLRIDEDGDVAEEFLEEVLPESSSQAAMDSTPSKSQSQSRFIVRRSSRPARVKRQAIVQDGNILQCVDFNGTLIWV from the exons ATGGGTCTGTTCAGAAAGATCGCTAGTCTCTTCGGGATCATCAGAGACGATGGCCATGATCGGGATGGTGGCGGTGGTCGTCGTCATCACGACCCTGATGGCGTCAATCCGAATGTTGGCGTGAATGCTAGGTCAAACGGAGGGTTCGGCGTCAAGGTGCCCGTAACAGTGGAGAGGGCCTATCAGGGACCCGTCATCACTCAGTGCGATCATGGAGAAGGCGGAGTTCAG ttttcaatgCTACCGGACGAACTACTAACACAAGGCAACATGCAGGGCTTTAGATGGTATGCTAAGCGGCTACGGATTGACGAAGATGGAGACGTAGCAGAGGAGTTCTTGGAGGAAGTCTTGCCCGAAAGTTCATCTCAGGCAGCCATGGACAGCACGCCTTCAAAATCACAATCACAATCCAGGTTCATTGTCCGGCGCTCAAGCCGGCCAGCCAGAGTAAAGAGACAGGCAATTGTTCAAGATGGAAACATACTTCAATGTGTAGACTTTAACGGGACATTGATATGGGTGTAA
- the LOC116252078 gene encoding uncharacterized protein LOC116252078 isoform X2 translates to MGLFRKIASLFGIIRDDGHDRDGGGGRRHHDPDGVNPNVGVNARSNGGFGVKVPVTVERAYQGPVITQCDHGEGGVQGFRWYAKRLRIDEDGDVAEEFLEEVLPESSSQAAMDSTPSKSQSQSRFIVRRSSRPARVKRQAIVQDGNILQCVDFNGTLIWV, encoded by the exons ATGGGTCTGTTCAGAAAGATCGCTAGTCTCTTCGGGATCATCAGAGACGATGGCCATGATCGGGATGGTGGCGGTGGTCGTCGTCATCACGACCCTGATGGCGTCAATCCGAATGTTGGCGTGAATGCTAGGTCAAACGGAGGGTTCGGCGTCAAGGTGCCCGTAACAGTGGAGAGGGCCTATCAGGGACCCGTCATCACTCAGTGCGATCATGGAGAAGGCGGAGTTCAG GGCTTTAGATGGTATGCTAAGCGGCTACGGATTGACGAAGATGGAGACGTAGCAGAGGAGTTCTTGGAGGAAGTCTTGCCCGAAAGTTCATCTCAGGCAGCCATGGACAGCACGCCTTCAAAATCACAATCACAATCCAGGTTCATTGTCCGGCGCTCAAGCCGGCCAGCCAGAGTAAAGAGACAGGCAATTGTTCAAGATGGAAACATACTTCAATGTGTAGACTTTAACGGGACATTGATATGGGTGTAA
- the LOC116252077 gene encoding late embryogenesis abundant protein 6 isoform X1 has product MQAAKEKISNVMSSAKANVEIQKAKAEEKAEKAAARTEGEKEMAHQRKEAKVAEAKMHLHEAKLQHKAERERAKHEATAGVHGIHGQTAGVHPAAAAYAPSTDLHPSSTAGVYGAPQAPEAGFGTTQAPAAGYGTTQAPAAGYGTTQAPASGYGTTQAPASGYGTTQPPASGYGTTEAATGAAFPATVTVASKYPATGTEPSAKRV; this is encoded by the exons atGCAGGCCGCAAAGGAGAAGATCAGCAACGTGATGAGCTCAGCTAAGGCTAATGTTGAGATTCAGAAGGCCAAGGCCGAAGAGAAG GCAGAGAAGGCGGCTGCTAGGACAGAAGGCGAGAAAGAGATGGCACACCAGCGCAAGGAAGCCAAGGTGGCTGAGGCCAAGATGCACCTTCACGAGGCCAAACTGCAGCACAAGGCCGAAAGAGAGCGGGCAAAGCATGAAGCTACGGCGGGCGTGCATGGCATCCATGGACAGACCGCTGGAGTGCATCCGGCGGCCGCTGCTTATGCACCATCCACCGACCTGCACCCATCTAGCACCGCCGGCGTTTATGGCGCCCCTCAGGCACCAGAGGCAGGTTTCGGCACCACTCAGGCACCAGCCGCAGGTTACGGCACCACTCAGGCACCAGCCGCAGGTTACGGCACCACTCAGGCACCAGCCTCAGGTTACGGCACCACTCAGGCACCAGCCTCAGGTTACGGCACCACTCAGCCACCAGCCTCAGGTTACGGCACCACTGAAGCTGCCACAGGCGCAGCTTTCCCGGCAACGGTAACTGTAGCTTCGAAGTATCCGGCGACTGGAACGGAGCCCTCTGCCAAGCGCGTCtga
- the LOC116252077 gene encoding late embryogenesis abundant protein 6 isoform X2: MQAAKEKISNVMSSAKANVEIQKAKAEEKAEKAAARTEGEKEMAHQRKEAKVAEAKMHLHEAKLQHKAERERAKHEATAGVHGIHGQTAGVHPAAAAYAPSTDLHPSSTAGVYGAPQAPEAGFGTTQAPAAGYGTTQAPAAGYGTTEAATGAAFPATVTVASKYPATGTEPSAKRV, translated from the exons atGCAGGCCGCAAAGGAGAAGATCAGCAACGTGATGAGCTCAGCTAAGGCTAATGTTGAGATTCAGAAGGCCAAGGCCGAAGAGAAG GCAGAGAAGGCGGCTGCTAGGACAGAAGGCGAGAAAGAGATGGCACACCAGCGCAAGGAAGCCAAGGTGGCTGAGGCCAAGATGCACCTTCACGAGGCCAAACTGCAGCACAAGGCCGAAAGAGAGCGGGCAAAGCATGAAGCTACGGCGGGCGTGCATGGCATCCATGGACAGACCGCTGGAGTGCATCCGGCGGCCGCTGCTTATGCACCATCCACCGACCTGCACCCATCTAGCACCGCCGGCGTTTATGGCGCCCCTCAGGCACCAGAGGCAGGTTTCGGCACCACTCAGGCACCAGCCGCAGGTTACGGCACCACTCAGGCACCAGCCGCAG GTTACGGCACCACTGAAGCTGCCACAGGCGCAGCTTTCCCGGCAACGGTAACTGTAGCTTCGAAGTATCCGGCGACTGGAACGGAGCCCTCTGCCAAGCGCGTCtga
- the LOC116252100 gene encoding uric acid degradation bifunctional protein TTL isoform X2 produces MAFQFEERELLACCGSTRFAREMARLSPFATYDQALEMARDIWLNNVDTNGWLEAFSAHPQIGETPANQESGMHAQWCKGEQSMAMATATASNLQELHEWNIRYKQKFGFIFIICASGRTSNEVLVELKRRYVNRPIVELEIAALEQLKITELRLAKLFKSTEVSPFHSGEHSENLKPKDERLNKIGAHITAAAPSTRTRPPITTHILDVSRGSPASGVEVVLQKWNRLEKEPSFDSAGSGDWIFQGSSVTDTDGRSGQLMPIVDHVSPGIYRISFNTRKYFPGGFYPYVSIVFKIKEDQTSQHFHVPLLLSPFSFTTYRGS; encoded by the exons atggCCTTCCAATTCGAGGAGAGAGAGCTTCTGGCTTGCTGCGGGAGCACAAGATTCGCTCGGGAGATGGCAAGGCTCTCTCCGTTCGCTACTTATGATCAAGCACTAGAGATGGCGAGGGACATATGGTTGAACAAT GTTGACACTAATGGATGGTTGGAGGCTTTCTCTGCTCATCCACAGATTGGAGAGACTCCTGCAAACCAAGAAAGCGGGATGCATGCACA GTGGTGTAAAGGAGAGCAGTCGATGGCTATGGCAACTGCAACTGCCTCTAATTTACAA GAACTTCATGAATGGAATATTCGTTACaaacaaaaatttggatttattttcatCATATGTGCATCTGGGAGGACCTCAAATGAAGTACTTGTAGAGTTGAAG AGGCGCTATGTGAACCGGCCGATTGTTGAACTTGAGATTGCTGCTCTGGAGCAACTGAAGATAACTGAACTGCGCCTTGCCAAACTCTTCAAGTCTACAGAAGTTTCCCCCTTCCACAGTGGAGAACACAgtgaaaatttgaaaccaaaag ATGAACGTTTGAACAAGATTGGAGCACATATAACGGCAGCTGCGCCATCTACCAGAACCCGCCCTCCAATCACAACACATATTTTAGATGTTTCGCGAGGATCCCCTGCATCTGGCGTTGAGGTTGTATTGCAGAAGTGGAATCGGCTAGAAAAGGAGCCATCATTTGATTCAGCAGGTTCAGGTGATTGGATCTTCCAGGGATCATCGGTCACTGATACGGATGGGCGAAGCGGCCAGCTGATGCCTATAGTTGATCACGTATCTCCTGGAATTTATAGGATCAGTTTCAATACGAGAAAGTACTTTCCTGGCGGGTTTTACCCTTATGTGTCAATCGTGTTCAAGATTAAAGAGGATCAAACATCCCAACATTTCCATGTTCCGCTGTTGCTGTCACCGTTCTCGTTTACTACATATCGCGGCAGTTAA
- the LOC116252100 gene encoding uric acid degradation bifunctional protein TTL isoform X1: MAFQFEERELLACCGSTRFAREMARLSPFATYDQALEMARDIWLNNVDTNGWLEAFSAHPQIGETPANQESGMHAQWCKGEQSMAMATATASNLQELHEWNIRYKQKFGFIFIICASGRTSNEVLVELKRRYVNRPIVELEIAALEQLKITELRLAKLFKSTEVSPFHSGEHSENLKPKVLLVADERLNKIGAHITAAAPSTRTRPPITTHILDVSRGSPASGVEVVLQKWNRLEKEPSFDSAGSGDWIFQGSSVTDTDGRSGQLMPIVDHVSPGIYRISFNTRKYFPGGFYPYVSIVFKIKEDQTSQHFHVPLLLSPFSFTTYRGS, from the exons atggCCTTCCAATTCGAGGAGAGAGAGCTTCTGGCTTGCTGCGGGAGCACAAGATTCGCTCGGGAGATGGCAAGGCTCTCTCCGTTCGCTACTTATGATCAAGCACTAGAGATGGCGAGGGACATATGGTTGAACAAT GTTGACACTAATGGATGGTTGGAGGCTTTCTCTGCTCATCCACAGATTGGAGAGACTCCTGCAAACCAAGAAAGCGGGATGCATGCACA GTGGTGTAAAGGAGAGCAGTCGATGGCTATGGCAACTGCAACTGCCTCTAATTTACAA GAACTTCATGAATGGAATATTCGTTACaaacaaaaatttggatttattttcatCATATGTGCATCTGGGAGGACCTCAAATGAAGTACTTGTAGAGTTGAAG AGGCGCTATGTGAACCGGCCGATTGTTGAACTTGAGATTGCTGCTCTGGAGCAACTGAAGATAACTGAACTGCGCCTTGCCAAACTCTTCAAGTCTACAGAAGTTTCCCCCTTCCACAGTGGAGAACACAgtgaaaatttgaaaccaaaag TACTTCTGGTTGCAGATGAACGTTTGAACAAGATTGGAGCACATATAACGGCAGCTGCGCCATCTACCAGAACCCGCCCTCCAATCACAACACATATTTTAGATGTTTCGCGAGGATCCCCTGCATCTGGCGTTGAGGTTGTATTGCAGAAGTGGAATCGGCTAGAAAAGGAGCCATCATTTGATTCAGCAGGTTCAGGTGATTGGATCTTCCAGGGATCATCGGTCACTGATACGGATGGGCGAAGCGGCCAGCTGATGCCTATAGTTGATCACGTATCTCCTGGAATTTATAGGATCAGTTTCAATACGAGAAAGTACTTTCCTGGCGGGTTTTACCCTTATGTGTCAATCGTGTTCAAGATTAAAGAGGATCAAACATCCCAACATTTCCATGTTCCGCTGTTGCTGTCACCGTTCTCGTTTACTACATATCGCGGCAGTTAA